The sequence ACCGACAAAGAAGTAATTGTAGTAGGTGGCGGAAATTCGGCACTCGAAGAAGCAGTTTCTTTAAGCAAATATGCTACAAAAATCACCATAGTTCATCAGTTCGATCATTTTCAGGCTTTCGAACATGCTATTCGTGATGCCAAAAACAATGAAAAAATCAGCTTTATTTTAGAGTCGGAATTAAGAGGATTTTATGGGACAGATGGATTAGAAAAAGTGAGCATTGAGCATCTGCCTACAGGCAAAATAGCCGAAATGAAAACTGACGGAGTTTTTATTTTTGCCGGATATCAACCAAATACTCAAGCGTTTGAGCAAATTATTAAGCTCAACGACAGAAAAGAAATATTAGTAGATGAAGATATGAAAACAAATATTGCGGGCGTATTTGCAGCTGGCGATTGCATTGCAAAAAAATACCGACAAGTAACTACTGCCGTGGCAGATGGAACAATAGCCGGACTTAGTGCTGCTAATTATATTCAAAACTTTAAAAACCAATAAAAATAAACGAATTACAACCAATCAATCAACATGTTTTGCTTGATGTTTCGGACGACATGTAAGAACAAAAAACAGCATCAGGAATATTCATTCCCGATTCTGCAAAAGAAAAGAAAAACATTGCCAATGTACTTGCTATGAGCAATATAGAAA comes from Bacteroidota bacterium and encodes:
- a CDS encoding FAD-dependent oxidoreductase produces the protein MEEIYDVMILGAGAAGLTAGIYSSRAKLKTIILNEGAIGGQMVLTNEIANYPGVELTKGYSLAATMKKQAKDFGCKIKSNVKIANLQLKETIKTVELEDGRSFQAKSVIIAPGGKPRSLDIEGEEKFKGTGISFCATCDGEFFTDKEVIVVGGGNSALEEAVSLSKYATKITIVHQFDHFQAFEHAIRDAKNNEKISFILESELRGFYGTDGLEKVSIEHLPTGKIAEMKTDGVFIFAGYQPNTQAFEQIIKLNDRKEILVDEDMKTNIAGVFAAGDCIAKKYRQVTTAVADGTIAGLSAANYIQNFKNQ